The DNA window ACAAGCCCAATTATCCCTATTCTGGAGAGCATGAAATATGGCATGGGTGATATGATTTTCAGTAAGGTGATATGAAATGGGAACATTTGCGACACCAATAATGGCGGCGGCCCTGGCAGGTTCTACATACGTAGCTTACCAAGGCAACCAGCAAGCAAAGTCTTCTGCTCAACAGGCCCAGCAAAATGCGCAAAGACAAGCCTTACTTGCCGAACAGGACATGAATCGGGCCAACCAGAAGAAACCAAACTATAACGCCTTGCTCTCGGCAGCTCTGCAAGCTGGGAAAGCTGGCCAATCGGGAACGATGCTTACGGGGCCACAGGGGGTAGACCCTGGGTCGTTAACGCTTGGCAAAAATACGCTTCTGGGGCAATAGCCGATGGACGCCAACGAACATAAGAGACTGCATCAGCGCCTGGCCAGATTAAAGAATGAGCGGTCTAGTTGGGATTCTCATTGGAAAGAACTCAGTGATTTGATTCTCCCCCGGTCGGGCAGATTCTTTGCGGATGACCGTGACAGAGGAGAGAAGCGACACAACAACATCTACGATTCCACGGCAACGCGGGCAGTGCGTGTCCTGGCTGCGGGGATGATGTCAGGGATGACCTCACCGGCGCGGCCCTGGTTTAAGTTGGGCACGGTAGATCAAGGGCTACAAAAGTTTGGACCAGTGAAACTATGGCTGGATGATGTAACAAGAATCATGCTCGCCATCTTCCAGCGTTCTAATACCTATCGAACACTGCATTCGATGTACGAAGAGCTGGCGGTATTTGGTACATCCGCCTCGTTGATAGCCAGTGATTACGAAAATGTGATTCACCATTTTCCCTTGACGATTGGCTCCTATTGTATTGCCACCAATTACAAGGGAGAGGTAACCACCGTATATCGAGAATTTCAGAAGACGGTCTATGAAATTATTGAAGAATTTGGAATCGACCAGGTAAGTGCCACGGTGAAGGGTCTCTACGACCGAGGCAGTTATGACGAATGGGTAACCATCATTCATGCCATTGAACCACGCGCTGTCCGTGACCCATCGAAGCTAGATGATAAGAGCATGGCGTGGCGTTCGATATTCTTTGAGGTAGGCGCGCCCCCTGACAAATATCTACGGGAATCTGGCTTTAAACGGTTTCCGGTCCTCTGCCCGCGTTGGTCGGTGTCAGGTGAGGATATTTACGGGTCATGCCCTGGGATGGAAGCGTTGGGAGACATTCGGCAATTACAGGCACAACAGATTGCTAAGGGTAAGATAATTGCCCTTCAAGCCGACCCGCCCATTCAGTTACCCACCTCCGCGAAACATGGAAGTATTAATCTGCTTCCCGGTGGGATTAGTTTTATTGATTCTCCCGGTCAGGGACCTACTGCACGTAATGTTATTGATTCGCGGGCAGATTTAAACCACCTAGTCCTGGACATTCAGGAAACGCAACGCCGCGTTGAGAGTATGTTCTACGTGGATGTGTTCCTGATGATATCTGGTCAGGTGATTAACAACATGACCGCCACCGAGGTGGCCGAACGTCACGAAGAAAAATTGTTGTTGCTGGGTCCAGTGTTAGAGCGGTTACAAAACGAATTGCTGAATCCCCTGATTGAAATCACTTTTGATAAAATCATGGAGGCGGGTATTGCTCCACCGATTCCGCAGGAATTGCGCGGGACTGGCTTAAATATTGAACTGGTAAGCATGATTTCCCAGGCACAACGAGCCGTAGGAAGCAATAGTATTTTCAGGCTGTTATCGGTAGTCGAGGGAGCAGCAAGAAT is part of the Gammaproteobacteria bacterium genome and encodes:
- a CDS encoding putative phage protein p22 (Evidence 3 : Putative function from multiple computational evidences) is translated as MGTFATPIMAAALAGSTYVAYQGNQQAKSSAQQAQQNAQRQALLAEQDMNRANQKKPNYNALLSAALQAGKAGQSGTMLTGPQGVDPGSLTLGKNTLLGQ
- a CDS encoding putative phage head-tail connector protein (P21) (Evidence 3 : Putative function from multiple computational evidences) — its product is MDANEHKRLHQRLARLKNERSSWDSHWKELSDLILPRSGRFFADDRDRGEKRHNNIYDSTATRAVRVLAAGMMSGMTSPARPWFKLGTVDQGLQKFGPVKLWLDDVTRIMLAIFQRSNTYRTLHSMYEELAVFGTSASLIASDYENVIHHFPLTIGSYCIATNYKGEVTTVYREFQKTVYEIIEEFGIDQVSATVKGLYDRGSYDEWVTIIHAIEPRAVRDPSKLDDKSMAWRSIFFEVGAPPDKYLRESGFKRFPVLCPRWSVSGEDIYGSCPGMEALGDIRQLQAQQIAKGKIIALQADPPIQLPTSAKHGSINLLPGGISFIDSPGQGPTARNVIDSRADLNHLVLDIQETQRRVESMFYVDVFLMISGQVINNMTATEVAERHEEKLLLLGPVLERLQNELLNPLIEITFDKIMEAGIAPPIPQELRGTGLNIELVSMISQAQRAVGSNSIFRLLSVVEGAARIDNGVVDKINFDRLIDVYAEDSGIPPALIESDENVQLKRQQRAQAQQAANQAAITNQGADTVQKLAAAKTVEPNALSNIIGSLSGGRQ